One part of the Halopenitus persicus genome encodes these proteins:
- a CDS encoding class I adenylate-forming enzyme family protein has product MRDWLTHRVAAAPDATALVRAADGEAWTYADLDRLVEETAGRLASRGVDSGTHLGVHLSPRVGYVGLVHAAMRLGATLVPIGHQLTPREIGVRLDRADVDVLVCDAETQSTAVAGAAGTGIPILSVDAPTPPDATDESSGSDASEQSGSTDSTDSTDSTDSTDSTASNGLEDLNTPTDPEDSDVVTALHDADPEPVTTSTWDLEERLCVLFTSGTSGRPKAVEITAGNVLFSAIASAFRLGVHPDDRWLVTLPLHHAGGLSPIYRSALTGTTIVLREDFDPGEAADDIDRYDVTGVSLVPTMLTRMLDRRGTLSDSLRTVLLGGAPASERLIERCENYSVPVYPTYGMTETASQIATATPAEAFKNPETVGRPIFWTELTVIGDDGDPVERGETGELVVAGPTVSPGYYGDPEATAAATGDHGLHTGDVGRIDEDGRVHVINRLDDRIVTGGENVDPGEVAGILADHEAVREVAVLGLPDETWGERVGTLIVPADQPGPAEDSSNGEGGGGSSDASDEPDADASIDATADAGMDATDAADDTTDVTDSDATEPKATPGTDAERDPPIDERALLEYARERLSGFKIPRTIAYVEELPRTVSGTVDREAARDRLIEDGVDPSIPAAEFDRAGFEPADPEPVADTESDDASESDDASESDDASKSDPNDDSKSDPNDVSESEAGSDGADGTGDGSGDGTNGTETGDADPGGDAGADR; this is encoded by the coding sequence ATGCGCGACTGGCTCACCCACCGCGTCGCCGCCGCGCCGGACGCGACCGCACTCGTGCGGGCGGCCGACGGCGAGGCGTGGACGTACGCGGACCTCGACCGGCTCGTCGAGGAAACCGCGGGCCGACTGGCCTCTCGGGGGGTCGATTCAGGGACGCACCTCGGCGTCCACCTCTCGCCACGGGTCGGCTACGTCGGCCTCGTTCACGCCGCGATGCGGCTCGGGGCGACGCTCGTTCCGATCGGACACCAGCTTACCCCGCGCGAGATCGGCGTCCGTCTCGATCGGGCGGACGTCGACGTGCTGGTCTGCGATGCCGAAACGCAGTCGACCGCGGTGGCGGGGGCGGCGGGAACCGGGATACCGATCCTCTCGGTGGACGCGCCGACCCCTCCGGACGCCACGGACGAGTCGTCAGGATCGGACGCCTCGGAACAGTCAGGTTCGACCGATTCGACCGATTCGACCGATTCGACCGATTCGACCGATTCGACCGCCTCGAACGGACTCGAGGATTTAAATACCCCGACCGACCCCGAGGATTCGGACGTCGTCACCGCCCTCCACGACGCCGATCCGGAACCGGTCACGACCTCGACGTGGGACCTCGAGGAGCGGCTCTGCGTGCTCTTCACCTCCGGAACGAGCGGCCGGCCGAAGGCGGTGGAGATCACCGCCGGCAACGTCCTCTTCTCGGCGATCGCCTCCGCGTTCCGGCTCGGCGTTCACCCCGACGACCGGTGGCTCGTGACGCTGCCGCTGCATCACGCCGGCGGCCTCTCGCCCATCTACCGGTCGGCCCTCACCGGGACGACCATCGTGTTGCGTGAGGACTTCGATCCGGGCGAGGCCGCCGACGACATCGACCGCTACGACGTCACCGGCGTCTCGCTCGTCCCGACGATGCTTACCCGAATGCTCGACCGCCGCGGGACGCTGTCGGACTCGCTGCGGACGGTCCTGCTCGGCGGTGCCCCCGCCTCGGAGCGCCTGATCGAGCGGTGTGAAAACTACTCGGTCCCGGTGTATCCGACCTACGGGATGACCGAGACCGCCTCCCAGATCGCGACCGCGACGCCCGCGGAGGCCTTCAAAAACCCCGAGACCGTGGGTCGGCCGATCTTCTGGACGGAACTCACGGTCATCGGCGATGACGGCGATCCGGTCGAACGCGGCGAGACCGGCGAGCTCGTCGTCGCCGGCCCGACCGTTTCGCCGGGCTATTACGGCGATCCGGAGGCGACCGCGGCCGCGACCGGCGACCACGGCCTTCACACCGGCGACGTCGGTCGGATCGACGAGGACGGTCGCGTTCACGTGATCAACAGGCTCGACGACCGGATCGTCACCGGCGGGGAGAACGTCGACCCCGGCGAGGTCGCCGGCATCCTCGCCGACCACGAGGCCGTGCGCGAGGTGGCCGTGCTCGGGCTGCCCGACGAGACGTGGGGCGAGCGCGTCGGCACGCTGATCGTCCCCGCAGATCAACCCGGCCCGGCGGAGGACTCGTCGAACGGCGAAGGTGGCGGGGGCTCATCCGACGCGTCCGACGAGCCCGACGCTGATGCGTCGATCGATGCGACGGCCGACGCGGGGATGGACGCGACCGACGCTGCCGACGATACCACCGATGTGACCGACTCGGACGCGACCGAACCGAAGGCGACTCCCGGAACGGATGCGGAACGCGATCCCCCGATCGACGAGCGGGCCCTCCTCGAGTACGCCCGCGAGCGGCTTTCGGGGTTCAAGATCCCGCGGACGATCGCCTACGTCGAGGAGCTTCCGCGAACCGTCTCGGGAACCGTCGATCGAGAGGCGGCGCGCGACCGATTGATCGAGGACGGCGTCGATCCGTCGATCCCGGCGGCCGAGTTCGACCGCGCGGGATTCGAGCCGGCCGATCCCGAGCCGGTCGCCGATACGGAATCGGATGACGCCTCGGAATCGGATGACGCCTCGGAATCGGATGACGCCTCGAAGTCGGACCCGAACGACGACTCGAAGTCGGACCCGAACGACGTCTCCGAATCGGAAGCGGGATCGGACGGTGCCGATGGAACCGGTGATGGGTCCGGGGACGGAACGAACGGGACCGAAACCGGCGACGCCGACCCGGGCGGCGATGCCGGAGCCGACCGGTGA
- the aroC gene encoding chorismate synthase, with protein sequence MNGNRFGRLFQVTTYGESHGEAMGVTVSGCPAGVELDEDLIQRDLDRRKPGQSMITTSRGEPDEVTINSGVQDGYTTGTPIGMVIQNKDARSGKYEPYVTAPRPSHGDYTYSAKFGTRNWGGGGRSSARETVNWVAAGAVAKAILDASDHDVEIKAHVNRIDDIEAPAVSFEQILERSEENDVRCADPETADRMQERIEEYQEEGDSIGGSIYFEARGVPRGLGAPRFDGVPSRLGQAMMSIPATTAFEFGLGTDAVEVTGKERNEDWEFDEGDHPETVSEPGDPVPVGNDHGGLQGGITTGEPIYGEVTWHAPTSIPKKQRTADWETGEEKEIQVVGRHDPVLPPRAVPVVEAMLYVTVLDFMLLGGRINPDRIDDRPGEYDTDYHPSSPDNE encoded by the coding sequence ATGAACGGCAACCGGTTCGGTCGCCTCTTCCAGGTGACCACCTACGGCGAGAGTCACGGCGAGGCGATGGGCGTCACGGTCTCGGGCTGCCCCGCCGGCGTCGAGCTCGACGAGGACCTGATCCAGCGCGACCTCGACCGGCGCAAGCCCGGCCAGTCGATGATCACCACCTCCCGAGGGGAACCCGACGAGGTGACGATCAACTCCGGCGTCCAGGACGGCTACACCACGGGGACGCCGATCGGAATGGTGATCCAGAACAAGGACGCGCGCTCGGGGAAATACGAGCCGTACGTCACCGCACCGCGTCCCTCACACGGCGACTACACCTACTCGGCGAAGTTCGGAACGCGCAACTGGGGCGGCGGCGGTCGCTCCTCGGCCCGGGAGACGGTGAACTGGGTGGCGGCGGGCGCGGTCGCGAAGGCGATCCTCGACGCCTCCGACCACGACGTCGAGATCAAGGCCCACGTCAACCGGATCGACGACATCGAGGCTCCAGCAGTCTCCTTCGAGCAGATCCTCGAGCGGTCCGAGGAGAACGACGTCCGGTGTGCGGACCCCGAGACCGCCGACCGGATGCAGGAACGCATCGAGGAATACCAGGAGGAGGGCGACTCGATCGGCGGGTCGATCTACTTCGAGGCCCGCGGGGTCCCTCGCGGACTGGGAGCCCCTCGATTCGACGGCGTTCCGTCCCGGCTGGGGCAGGCGATGATGTCGATCCCCGCGACGACGGCCTTCGAGTTCGGACTCGGAACCGACGCGGTCGAGGTGACCGGCAAGGAGCGCAACGAGGATTGGGAATTCGACGAGGGCGACCACCCGGAGACGGTCAGCGAGCCTGGCGATCCGGTTCCGGTCGGCAACGACCACGGCGGTCTCCAGGGCGGAATCACGACCGGCGAGCCGATCTACGGCGAGGTGACCTGGCACGCGCCGACCTCCATCCCGAAAAAACAGCGCACCGCCGACTGGGAGACCGGCGAGGAGAAGGAGATCCAGGTCGTCGGCCGCCACGACCCCGTCCTCCCGCCGCGTGCCGTCCCCGTGGTCGAGGCGATGCTCTACGTCACCGTCCTCGACTTTATGCTGCTCGGCGGCCGGATCAATCCCGACCGGATCGACGATCGCCCCGGCGAGTACGACACCGATTACCACCCGAGCAGTCCCGACAACGAGTAA
- a CDS encoding ArsR/SmtB family transcription factor, whose product MSRLLPSPPDVSLGDREPRVVDVDDENADELFAALSSETARSLLSTLHEEPATTSELAEATDTSLQNVQYHLGNLSDAELVEVADTVYSEKGREMNVYAPTSDPLVLFAGESSHSDGIKTALKRLLGGYGILGLSALAVQRLLSVTVPTGGPGTDGYTASDSGSGGNGAGGDGGDAAGVESADGGGDVGVMQTEAPEATGGPMTTTEGGGGGDVVEVMFDGAAAERAEAAAEHAVSLLEPGVVFFLGAAIVFTLAWTYWHYNLGYFEDE is encoded by the coding sequence ATGTCCCGGCTGCTGCCCTCCCCTCCCGACGTCTCCCTCGGCGACCGGGAACCGCGGGTCGTCGACGTCGACGACGAAAACGCCGACGAGCTGTTCGCGGCGCTGTCCTCCGAGACCGCCCGGTCCCTGCTCTCGACGCTCCACGAGGAGCCGGCGACGACCTCCGAGCTCGCCGAGGCAACCGACACGTCGCTGCAGAACGTCCAGTACCACCTCGGAAACCTCTCGGATGCCGAACTCGTCGAGGTCGCCGACACGGTCTACTCCGAGAAGGGCCGCGAGATGAACGTCTATGCGCCCACGAGCGACCCGCTCGTCCTGTTCGCGGGCGAGTCGAGCCACAGCGACGGGATCAAGACCGCCCTCAAGCGACTGCTCGGCGGCTACGGGATCCTCGGACTCTCGGCGCTCGCCGTCCAGCGGCTGCTGTCGGTTACGGTCCCGACCGGCGGTCCAGGAACCGACGGCTACACGGCTTCAGACTCCGGATCCGGTGGGAACGGTGCTGGCGGCGATGGCGGCGACGCCGCGGGCGTTGAGTCCGCCGACGGCGGCGGGGACGTCGGCGTGATGCAAACCGAGGCCCCGGAGGCGACGGGGGGCCCGATGACGACGACCGAGGGCGGCGGCGGCGGTGACGTCGTCGAGGTGATGTTCGACGGGGCCGCCGCCGAGCGCGCCGAGGCGGCCGCCGAGCACGCCGTCTCGCTGCTGGAACCCGGCGTCGTCTTCTTTCTGGGGGCGGCGATCGTCTTCACGCTCGCGTGGACCTACTGGCACTACAATCTGGGGTACTTCGAGGACGAGTGA
- a CDS encoding acyl-CoA thioesterase, translating into MPDLMDTYLENRWFVQPDQANNLETAHGGHVLKWMDELGAMCSMRFSGETCVTAHMDEVNFRRPVPVGGIAVVKAYVYDTGETSIKIRTRVFREDPETGTEELTAESYMVFVAIDDDRNPIPVPELTVSSDRGQELLDAALESAP; encoded by the coding sequence ATGCCAGACCTGATGGATACCTACCTGGAAAACCGGTGGTTCGTCCAGCCCGACCAGGCGAACAACCTGGAGACCGCCCACGGCGGGCACGTCCTCAAGTGGATGGACGAGCTCGGCGCGATGTGTTCAATGCGCTTCTCGGGCGAGACCTGCGTCACCGCCCATATGGACGAGGTGAACTTCAGACGTCCCGTGCCGGTCGGCGGCATCGCGGTCGTGAAGGCGTACGTCTACGACACCGGCGAGACGAGCATCAAGATCCGAACGCGCGTCTTTCGGGAGGACCCCGAAACCGGCACGGAGGAGCTCACCGCCGAGTCATACATGGTCTTCGTCGCGATCGACGACGACCGAAACCCGATTCCGGTGCCCGAGCTGACCGTCTCCTCCGACCGCGGGCAGGAGCTGCTCGACGCCGCCCTCGAAAGCGCGCCGTAG
- a CDS encoding GIY-YIG nuclease family protein — protein sequence MTGGTYTLVLSVPEPIAITIGALGGHRLPAGGYAYTGSALGSGGFARVDRHRELAAGERETRHWHVDYLLGHSTVEIADVVRTDERDVECAVAGRLGEGPVPGFGASDCGCASHLARRADVEPMQTAVENAHANV from the coding sequence ATGACCGGAGGGACCTATACGCTCGTGCTCTCGGTACCGGAGCCGATCGCGATCACGATCGGCGCGCTCGGGGGTCACCGGCTTCCCGCGGGCGGCTACGCGTACACGGGGAGCGCGCTCGGGAGCGGCGGGTTCGCCCGCGTGGATCGCCACCGGGAGCTCGCCGCCGGCGAGCGCGAAACGCGCCACTGGCACGTCGACTACCTGCTCGGACACTCGACCGTCGAGATCGCCGACGTCGTCCGAACCGACGAGCGGGACGTGGAGTGTGCGGTCGCTGGACGACTGGGCGAGGGACCGGTTCCCGGATTCGGCGCCTCCGACTGCGGGTGTGCGAGCCACCTCGCTCGGAGAGCCGACGTCGAACCGATGCAGACCGCCGTGGAGAACGCGCACGCGAACGTCTGA